The window CGACAAGCGCCGTGATCTTCTGGGGGGTGTCGTCCATGTTCCGGAGATTGGGAGCGTCCGTCTTAATTGTTCGCAGCCGAGCGGCCGCGACGCCCCGGACGCGGCCGGTGGCGGCAGACGCACGTCAGACGGCGTCGACCGCCGCAGGCCCCGTTCGAGCCGCCGGAGCGCCTCACCCGGCGTCGAACTCCGCGTCGGTCACGCGGACGGTGACGGTCTCCGGAACGTCCCGGAGGTCGTAGTCGGGTACCGTCCCGTCGGGCCGCCGCGTCACGTACATCGGTTCGACGACCCGGCCGCCGTCGACGCCGTAGACCGCCAGCCGGTCGCCGGTGTCCTCGGGGTCGACGTCGCCGTTCCGGATCGCGGTCGCGAGCGCGCGACTCAGCCACTCCGCCCCCGAGACGCTGGGCTCCCGGATCAACGCGAGGTCGACGAACCGGACCAGATACCAGTTGAGGTCGTTGCACAAAGACACCGCCGCGCCGAGGCTCACCGTGTCGACCGCAAGCGAGTTCTCGAAGGGGGCGTACCGCTCGTACGTCGAGAGCGCCTCCCGGGCGGTCTCACGGGAGAGCAGTTCGTACTGCACGTCAGTCCCCTCGGAACCGAGCAGACAGACCCGCGTCACAGTCGGGATGCGACCGGCGGGATCAAATCGGTTGCGGTGGCTGCCGCTGTGAGTCGGGTCCGGCGGCTACCGGCGCTCGCCGCCGTCGAGCCAGACGTTCGCACACGACTCGTCACAGAAGGAGAGCAGTCGGCGCTCGTGTGTCAGCTTCGTGGCCTCGCCGCCCGGCCGCTCGCGGTCGAGTTCGACCTGATAGTGGGGCCCACGGAGGTCGACGGCGTCGCCACACGCCGGGCACCGCGCGGTGGCGGCGTCCCACTCCTCGCGGGACACTACCTGCCGCACGGTCCACTCCGAACCGGGCGTCGGCGGGGAGGGGCGGCACGTTCTAGACATCACCGGATTCTACGGTCTGCAGGTATGTAAACCCATTTTGACCCGGTCGTTCACACATATCCTGAACGATCGTCACCGTTTCCCCCCGGTCCGGTGACGGGACGCACAGTTCGGTTCGCGCGGGACCCACGCCGGTTCGCCGGGGGCCCGTTCCCGCGCGAACCGGCGGCTCACAGGGGGACGATCTCGGCGTCGCGGCCGGCCTCGCGTGCGGCTTCGAGAAGGCTCTCGGGCTCGGCGTCGACGACCGCCGCCGGCGTCGCGTTCGTCTCCGGGTGCGACGGTGCGATCCGTTCGCAGCCGACGGGGACCGTCGAGCCGTCGTAGGTGCCGAGCCGACGGGCCTCGGCGACGATGTCGGCCTTGTCGGAAGCGAGCAGCGGGCGGTGGACCGGCCGCGACGCCGCCGCGTCAGTCGCGGCGAGGTTGGCGCCGGTCTGGCTCGACT of the Halobellus ruber genome contains:
- a CDS encoding DUF5804 family protein yields the protein MTRVCLLGSEGTDVQYELLSRETAREALSTYERYAPFENSLAVDTVSLGAAVSLCNDLNWYLVRFVDLALIREPSVSGAEWLSRALATAIRNGDVDPEDTGDRLAVYGVDGGRVVEPMYVTRRPDGTVPDYDLRDVPETVTVRVTDAEFDAG